The following are encoded together in the Bradymonas sediminis genome:
- a CDS encoding exodeoxyribonuclease V subunit gamma has translation MTGLSLHYAYRLPALARALSEQLKPRLQSTESLFSPLDIIVPSLTMQAYLEQEIARQLGVTPNLRFHLLRGYLADKLSPATGGPATPKPRILSAEQLQQILIKVLQDAYFNGESNAASLPKCDALRAYLHVTTGSDAKPNEAARELRLYQITGELARLFVEYSFSRSAPVFGPPMEPAPLLVTWSKRADLESDNPIEVWQHALWTHVFGKGGVISQLNARGAANHEAPYMTLPEAFEAFGAAQISADKAMPKTVYMVGFPYIARVFVEATQLLAQHSDVHVFALTPAQKWAKGSDAELGDDDHPLLRQWASAGGIHAKMWAATSAEITRSEAASEAPDNLLGALQSDIIASADAPAKQADAAQGIRFVECPSIAREVESVANEIWTLLRDDEDLRPDEIAVLIAGSDQESYQVQLGEAFRSFHRLPFNEVGLPATTGGRLLDAAKLLLELPFSRFRRSELLKLLVHPNLRGRSDEVDIDQWAQWCDQLGILYAASREEQADSYLSDESEHRWDLYNWDQGFRRVVLGNFLRGERSGSDKLFEMGRSQYQPLEISDAASPATSNFVALASSIMADARWLRGPDDAPTKRNAKEWATIVEDYLRTYLQVSTQDEEDAADRRKEDRRNLSAACRAIRSIGANCPIDGEISYRIFNEFARDAVENLRQSGSHYLCGGVIVSTLLEARAIPFKHVFVVGLGEGQFPNPEILDPLDLRLADPQLGDLKPSDRDRYAFLETLLAARQGVTLSWVAREATTGEPLNASSVVNELRWVLQGRFGHSSEALTTIQPLRRYDASLFADDSNLHPIAFKEREIMALRETLTTTENAQKPPTLPTLDELRRDDSPLKLTPTMRKKLKLAALPSEIAKKNSASAPAQPTEKETTKEPRRVRISLSNLRKFLESPLQAAASVQLGLREDEDDIFAAEREPLEANRLYRAIALKRVVTKALATGTDADKLEETYTQTLLPKMPLRAQLPSGHFLSSNRDAHLELLNAWWRNFDVLELKAPLSPIGIGVDSDECAEKYDAIHLDLDLERDGVPEIVHVEITGRTELSSESGDLYLTFDTGTGTYPRGKYIARSFMSWAVATAAGRVHPSATRLMVNNSHKLSEKTAPRFSKKAPNWSKEDAREYLKELVTSLLCECHDYLLPIEFAAEKPNMKPADCTREHLQDWLEKALSSERTSIASKYGPIKDYARFEAPRDGQIAARLDARFPFFAWSEK, from the coding sequence ATGACTGGCTTAAGTCTTCATTACGCTTATCGTCTTCCGGCGCTTGCGCGCGCCCTCTCCGAACAACTCAAGCCGCGACTTCAGAGCACCGAATCGCTCTTCTCGCCGCTCGATATCATCGTCCCCAGCCTGACGATGCAGGCCTATCTCGAGCAAGAGATCGCGCGCCAATTAGGCGTCACGCCTAATCTTCGCTTTCATCTATTGCGCGGATATTTGGCCGACAAATTGTCTCCGGCGACCGGCGGCCCGGCCACGCCGAAGCCCCGAATATTGAGCGCCGAGCAGCTCCAACAAATCCTCATCAAGGTGCTCCAGGACGCCTATTTTAATGGCGAGTCAAACGCGGCCTCGCTGCCGAAATGCGACGCGCTGCGCGCGTACCTGCACGTGACGACCGGCAGCGACGCTAAGCCCAACGAGGCTGCGCGCGAACTTCGCCTCTACCAAATCACCGGCGAGCTCGCCCGACTTTTTGTCGAATATAGCTTCTCGCGCTCTGCCCCGGTCTTTGGCCCGCCGATGGAACCCGCGCCCCTGCTCGTTACATGGAGTAAGCGCGCCGACCTTGAATCCGACAACCCCATCGAGGTGTGGCAGCACGCGCTTTGGACGCATGTTTTCGGCAAGGGCGGCGTTATTTCGCAGCTAAACGCCAGGGGCGCGGCCAACCATGAAGCACCCTATATGACGCTCCCCGAGGCTTTTGAGGCATTTGGGGCCGCGCAAATCAGCGCAGACAAAGCAATGCCAAAGACCGTCTATATGGTCGGCTTTCCCTATATCGCGCGGGTCTTTGTTGAGGCGACCCAACTCCTCGCCCAACACTCCGATGTTCATGTTTTTGCGCTCACTCCCGCCCAAAAATGGGCGAAGGGAAGCGACGCGGAACTCGGCGACGACGACCACCCGCTGCTGCGCCAATGGGCAAGCGCGGGCGGCATTCACGCAAAGATGTGGGCCGCCACATCGGCTGAGATCACGCGCAGCGAGGCGGCCTCCGAAGCCCCGGATAATCTGCTCGGCGCGCTGCAATCCGACATCATCGCCAGCGCCGATGCGCCCGCCAAGCAGGCCGACGCCGCGCAGGGTATTCGCTTTGTCGAATGCCCCTCCATCGCCCGCGAAGTCGAGTCGGTGGCCAACGAGATCTGGACGCTCCTGCGAGACGACGAAGACCTGCGGCCGGACGAAATCGCCGTCCTCATCGCCGGCTCCGACCAGGAATCTTACCAGGTCCAGCTCGGCGAGGCTTTTCGCAGCTTTCATCGACTCCCGTTTAACGAAGTCGGGCTGCCGGCGACCACCGGCGGTCGCCTCCTGGACGCCGCCAAACTCCTGCTCGAACTACCATTTAGCCGCTTTCGCCGCTCAGAATTGCTAAAACTCCTTGTCCACCCGAACCTGCGCGGGCGCAGCGACGAGGTGGACATCGACCAGTGGGCCCAGTGGTGCGACCAACTCGGCATCCTCTACGCCGCGAGCCGCGAGGAACAGGCCGATAGCTACCTTAGCGACGAGAGTGAGCATCGCTGGGATCTCTATAATTGGGACCAGGGGTTTCGCCGGGTCGTGCTGGGCAATTTCCTGCGCGGTGAGCGAAGCGGCTCGGACAAGCTCTTTGAGATGGGCCGCAGCCAATATCAGCCCCTCGAAATCAGCGACGCCGCCTCGCCGGCGACCTCGAATTTCGTCGCGCTCGCGAGCTCCATCATGGCCGATGCCCGCTGGCTGCGTGGCCCCGATGATGCCCCCACCAAACGCAACGCAAAGGAATGGGCGACCATCGTCGAGGACTATTTACGCACCTATTTGCAGGTCAGCACGCAGGACGAAGAAGACGCTGCAGACCGGCGAAAAGAAGACCGCCGAAACCTGAGCGCCGCCTGCCGAGCCATTCGCTCCATCGGCGCGAATTGCCCCATCGACGGCGAGATAAGCTACCGAATTTTCAACGAATTCGCCCGCGACGCCGTCGAAAACCTGCGCCAAAGCGGCAGCCATTATCTCTGCGGCGGCGTCATCGTCTCGACCTTGCTCGAAGCGCGCGCCATCCCCTTCAAACACGTCTTCGTGGTGGGCCTTGGCGAAGGCCAATTCCCGAATCCCGAGATTCTAGACCCGCTGGATCTGCGCCTGGCCGACCCGCAACTCGGCGACCTCAAACCCTCCGACCGCGACCGCTACGCATTCCTCGAAACCCTGCTCGCCGCACGCCAGGGCGTCACGCTGTCCTGGGTCGCCCGCGAGGCCACCACCGGTGAGCCCCTCAACGCCTCGTCCGTGGTCAACGAGTTGCGCTGGGTGCTCCAGGGTCGCTTCGGCCACAGCAGCGAGGCCCTCACCACCATTCAGCCGCTGCGCCGCTACGACGCGTCGCTCTTCGCAGACGACTCGAACCTGCACCCGATCGCGTTTAAGGAGCGCGAAATCATGGCGCTTCGCGAGACCTTAACGACGACCGAGAATGCTCAAAAACCACCGACGCTCCCGACCCTCGACGAGCTTCGCCGCGACGACTCCCCGCTCAAGCTAACCCCAACGATGCGCAAAAAACTCAAATTGGCTGCGTTGCCTTCTGAAATTGCCAAGAAAAACAGCGCTAGCGCACCTGCGCAACCAACGGAGAAAGAGACCACGAAAGAGCCGCGACGGGTGCGTATCAGCCTGTCGAATCTGCGCAAATTTCTTGAGTCGCCGCTGCAGGCGGCCGCCAGCGTCCAGCTTGGGTTGCGCGAGGATGAGGACGATATTTTTGCGGCGGAGCGCGAGCCGTTGGAGGCGAATCGGCTCTATCGAGCCATCGCGCTCAAGAGAGTCGTCACGAAAGCGTTGGCTACTGGCACAGACGCTGACAAGCTCGAAGAAACCTATACCCAAACGCTCCTGCCCAAGATGCCCCTGCGCGCCCAACTGCCGAGCGGTCATTTCTTATCGTCGAACCGTGATGCCCATCTAGAGCTCTTAAATGCGTGGTGGCGAAACTTTGATGTCCTTGAGCTCAAAGCCCCACTCTCTCCCATTGGTATCGGCGTCGATTCGGATGAATGCGCCGAAAAATATGACGCGATTCATCTCGACCTAGACTTGGAACGCGACGGTGTGCCGGAGATCGTTCACGTCGAGATTACCGGCAGGACGGAACTCTCGTCAGAATCGGGTGATTTGTATCTCACCTTTGATACAGGCACCGGCACCTACCCGCGCGGCAAATATATCGCACGAAGTTTTATGAGTTGGGCAGTCGCCACAGCCGCCGGTCGAGTGCATCCGTCAGCGACTCGGTTGATGGTCAACAATAGCCATAAACTATCTGAGAAAACGGCCCCGCGATTCTCGAAGAAAGCGCCGAACTGGTCGAAAGAAGACGCACGCGAGTATCTAAAAGAACTCGTCACTTCTCTGCTTTGCGAGTGTCACGACTATCTGCTGCCCATCGAGTTCGCGGCCGAGAAGCCCAATATGAAGCCTGCTGATTGCACCCGTGAACACCTCCAGGACTGGCTCGAAAAAGCGTTGAGCAGCGAGCGCACTTCCATCGCTTCAAAATACGGCCCCATCAAGGATTACGCCCGTTTTGAGGCCCCCCGCGACGGCCAGATCGCGGCCCGACTCGACGCCCGCTTCCCCTTCTTCGCATGGAGTGAAAAATGA
- a CDS encoding ABC transporter ATP-binding protein translates to MSAIVELREVDKDYPLGATVVQALKGVSLSIHRGEFTTIAGPSGSGKTTILNLIGCIDVSTRGKVLIDGHSTAEMSDRALTDLRLHTLGFIFQSFNLIDVLNVFDNVEFPLLLQGKLDKAERKKRVEDMVERVGLTKQLVQRPNELSGGQRQRVAIARALVTHPKIVLADEPTANLDSATGRNIIDLMREINRSMETTFIFSSHDPKIIDRAERVIELVDGNISTDDRRTA, encoded by the coding sequence ATGTCAGCCATCGTCGAACTTCGCGAAGTCGATAAAGATTACCCGCTCGGCGCCACCGTCGTGCAGGCCCTCAAGGGCGTCAGCCTGAGCATCCACCGCGGCGAATTCACCACCATCGCCGGGCCCTCCGGCAGCGGCAAGACCACCATCCTCAACCTGATCGGCTGCATCGACGTGTCCACCCGCGGCAAGGTGCTCATCGACGGGCATTCCACCGCCGAGATGTCCGACCGCGCGCTGACCGACCTGCGCCTGCACACCCTGGGGTTCATCTTCCAGAGCTTTAACCTGATCGACGTGCTCAATGTCTTCGACAACGTCGAGTTCCCCCTGCTCCTGCAGGGTAAATTGGATAAGGCCGAGCGCAAAAAACGTGTCGAAGATATGGTCGAGCGCGTCGGCCTCACCAAACAACTCGTCCAGCGCCCTAACGAGCTCAGCGGCGGCCAGCGCCAGCGCGTCGCCATCGCCCGCGCGCTCGTCACCCACCCCAAGATCGTGCTCGCCGACGAACCCACCGCCAACCTGGACTCCGCCACGGGCCGAAATATCATCGACCTGATGCGCGAGATCAATCGCTCCATGGAGACCACCTTTATCTTCTCCAGCCACGATCCCAAGATCATCGATCGCGCCGAGCGCGTCATCGAACTCGTCGACGGTAATATCAGCACCGACGACCGTCGGACGGCGTAA
- a CDS encoding amidase — MKFEEYRNYDAIELARMVREKEVSALELIDAAADGILAWNESLNAIIEPWVEDARRGRIEWNANGPLAGVPFLLKDMVEWKGRAMTLGSRLLDGYVAQSTHPLVSRYLDAGLIPLGRTNMSELGLLPVSEPTFYGPSRNPWSLTHTPGGSSGGSAAAVAAGIVPVANAADGGGSIRIPASACGLFGLKPTRGLVVEPIDEVPAGFVSQHCVSRTVRDSALLLDLSAGRNPGSRWRTPKPSGTRKSYKSFADAATQDPDTLRVGVMYTDFMGQPLHPACRAAVEKSAKLCEELGHEVVEIKSPIDGLAFRQAFSQLWATAASFFLKRVRADLDTMEDLPRPLIRLLQVPGALETTLRAAEAVGKPLIEPLTRKLAIHSDRMAPSDLWLIWQQLNVATAAMTHYFDDHDILLTSTLCKPPVKVGHYDDITLDFEELEVDLFNFAGLTPLANSTGLPSMSLPLYRCDQSRPGEKEHHGLPIGTQFYGPHAEDAMLLSLAGQFERAFPWDAVAPLPMR; from the coding sequence ATGAAGTTCGAGGAATATCGCAATTACGACGCCATTGAATTGGCGCGCATGGTGCGCGAAAAAGAAGTCAGCGCATTGGAATTGATCGACGCCGCGGCCGACGGAATCTTGGCGTGGAATGAGTCGCTCAACGCGATTATCGAGCCTTGGGTTGAAGACGCGCGCCGCGGGCGCATCGAGTGGAACGCGAACGGCCCGTTGGCGGGCGTGCCCTTCTTGCTCAAGGATATGGTCGAGTGGAAGGGGCGCGCGATGACGCTGGGCTCTCGCCTGCTCGACGGCTATGTCGCCCAGTCGACCCACCCGCTGGTGAGCCGCTACTTGGACGCCGGGCTGATCCCGCTGGGGCGCACCAATATGAGTGAGTTGGGGCTCTTGCCGGTCAGCGAGCCGACCTTTTACGGCCCCTCCCGAAACCCCTGGAGCCTCACACATACCCCCGGCGGATCCAGCGGCGGGTCGGCCGCGGCGGTGGCCGCGGGCATCGTCCCGGTGGCCAACGCGGCCGACGGTGGCGGGTCGATCCGCATCCCGGCCTCGGCCTGCGGGCTCTTCGGCCTCAAGCCCACCCGCGGACTGGTCGTCGAGCCGATCGACGAGGTGCCGGCGGGCTTTGTCTCACAGCATTGCGTCAGCCGGACGGTGCGCGATAGCGCGCTCCTGCTCGACCTGAGCGCCGGGCGAAACCCCGGCTCGCGATGGCGCACGCCCAAACCCTCGGGCACGCGCAAGAGCTATAAAAGCTTCGCCGACGCGGCCACGCAGGACCCCGACACGCTGCGCGTCGGCGTGATGTACACCGACTTTATGGGCCAACCGCTGCACCCCGCCTGCCGCGCCGCGGTCGAAAAGAGCGCGAAGCTCTGCGAAGAGCTCGGCCACGAAGTCGTCGAGATTAAATCGCCCATCGACGGGCTGGCCTTCCGCCAGGCCTTTAGCCAATTGTGGGCGACCGCGGCGAGTTTTTTCCTCAAGCGCGTGCGCGCCGACCTGGACACGATGGAGGATTTGCCCAGGCCGTTGATTCGCCTGCTGCAAGTCCCCGGCGCGCTTGAGACCACGCTGCGCGCGGCCGAGGCGGTTGGCAAACCGCTGATCGAGCCGCTCACGCGCAAATTGGCCATCCACTCCGACCGCATGGCGCCCTCAGACCTGTGGCTCATCTGGCAGCAGCTCAACGTCGCGACCGCCGCGATGACCCATTATTTTGACGACCACGATATCTTGCTCACCAGCACGCTCTGCAAGCCGCCGGTGAAGGTCGGCCACTATGACGATATCACGCTGGACTTCGAGGAGCTCGAGGTCGACCTCTTCAACTTCGCCGGGCTGACGCCGCTGGCCAATAGCACCGGCCTGCCGTCGATGTCGCTGCCGCTGTACCGCTGCGACCAGTCGCGCCCCGGCGAAAAAGAGCACCACGGCCTCCCGATCGGCACCCAATTTTACGGTCCCCACGCCGAGGACGCGATGCTGCTATCGCTGGCCGGCCAATTCGAGCGCGCCTTCCCCTGGGACGCCGTGGCGCCCCTGCCGATGCGCTAA
- a CDS encoding DUF3427 domain-containing protein: MASNLAPGLYERLITEALAKALEGLEPGLVERDALDDGDAHVLLARHIYREVEGALEGIRNDAPRQLALVNRVLGVVREFANSGSVGGDVTEPAGALYGIGEVDERVGGRAFLPPRPTIPLGASDLLVNAKHEPRVGDAVKREVVSADRVDLLCAFIRWHGVRVLRDRLYEHLVERGRPMRILTTTYMGATERRALDELSKMGAEIRICYETQTTRLHAKAWLMHRETGFSTAFIGSSNISHSALMDGLEWNVRLSQVETPDILEKFRATFEDYWEDELFEPYDPARVEDVEKLEHALDQTRGTEATDIAYVDLKPYPHQVEILEKLEAERVRHGRYKNLVVSATGTGKTMIAAFDFKRWYEANPDATLLFVAHREDILKQSLRTFRTVLRDGAFGELLVGGQKPRKWRHVFASIQSLTSQKGAFAETTTLAPDAFDFVIVDEFHHAQARTYSELLEHLEPEILLGLTATPERADGKSVLSWFGGRIAAEIRLWEALERQLLVPFQYFGVHDNTELQRLKWTLGKYNATELGNLYTADHGRVALILNEISDKVLDPSKMKALGFCVNIEHAEFMAAEFNRAGFSTLALTSNSSREDRDTAKHRLVSGELQAIFTVDLFNEGVDIPEVDTVLFLRPTESATVFLQQLGRGLRHAPKKSCLTVLDFIGHAHKKFRYDVRYKALTGISGKALADEIEDGFGYLPAGCSIELDRVASQLVIDNIKSSIGGSVSAVAAELAEFGDISLAEFLAKTQREPEELYRSQSWYWTKIRRQAGFETYDAGPDEARFGGRLHRILHIDAADRLSFYDRLLGAQSPPAPGELTPAEEQMLYMLHFSLWGDSAKSRAEWPYAEALLKNMWQHPAVLQELRELLGLLDDRASHVTFPLDGEMGWEHRVPLSVHARYTLSEIRAAFGLLSPENSTPIREGVRYLEAFDTDLFFITLEKTEKHYSPQTMYKDYAMSTRLFHWESQSNTSADTPTGQRYIHHRERGSKVLLFVRRHKKVNGRTQPYTLLGPANYVRHEGERPMGIVWELERAMPSDLFLDSKVLAG; encoded by the coding sequence ATGGCATCGAATTTGGCACCTGGACTCTACGAGCGACTGATCACCGAGGCGCTGGCGAAGGCTTTGGAGGGTTTGGAGCCCGGTCTTGTGGAGCGCGATGCGCTCGATGACGGCGACGCGCACGTACTGCTCGCGCGCCATATTTATCGCGAGGTTGAGGGCGCGCTTGAGGGAATTCGAAACGACGCGCCTCGCCAGCTTGCCCTGGTCAATCGGGTGCTCGGCGTGGTGCGAGAGTTTGCGAATTCCGGCAGCGTCGGGGGCGACGTGACCGAGCCGGCCGGGGCGCTCTATGGCATCGGCGAGGTCGATGAGCGGGTCGGGGGCAGGGCGTTTTTGCCGCCGCGCCCGACGATTCCGCTCGGGGCGAGCGACCTGTTGGTGAACGCGAAGCATGAGCCGCGGGTGGGGGATGCGGTGAAGCGGGAGGTCGTGTCGGCGGATCGGGTCGATCTTCTGTGCGCGTTTATTCGCTGGCACGGGGTGCGGGTGCTGCGCGATAGGCTCTACGAGCATCTGGTTGAGCGGGGACGGCCGATGCGCATTCTGACCACCACTTATATGGGCGCGACCGAGCGACGCGCGCTCGATGAGCTCTCGAAGATGGGCGCCGAGATTCGAATTTGCTACGAGACCCAGACCACGCGCCTGCACGCGAAGGCCTGGCTGATGCATCGGGAGACGGGGTTTTCGACCGCGTTTATCGGCTCCTCGAATATCTCGCATTCGGCGCTGATGGACGGGCTTGAGTGGAATGTGCGGCTCTCGCAGGTGGAGACGCCGGATATTCTGGAGAAATTTCGCGCCACATTTGAGGACTATTGGGAGGATGAGCTCTTCGAGCCCTACGATCCGGCGCGCGTCGAGGATGTCGAAAAGCTCGAGCACGCGCTGGACCAGACGCGCGGCACCGAGGCGACCGATATCGCCTACGTGGACCTCAAGCCCTACCCGCACCAGGTCGAGATCTTGGAGAAGCTCGAGGCCGAGCGGGTCCGGCACGGGCGCTATAAGAACCTTGTGGTGTCGGCGACCGGCACCGGCAAGACGATGATCGCTGCCTTTGATTTCAAGCGCTGGTATGAGGCGAATCCCGACGCCACGCTGCTCTTTGTGGCGCATCGTGAAGATATCCTGAAGCAGAGCCTGCGCACCTTCCGCACGGTGTTGCGGGATGGGGCGTTTGGCGAGTTGCTGGTCGGTGGGCAAAAGCCTCGCAAATGGCGGCATGTCTTCGCCTCGATTCAATCTTTGACCAGTCAAAAGGGCGCGTTTGCCGAGACGACGACGCTCGCCCCGGATGCCTTCGATTTTGTGATCGTCGATGAGTTCCATCACGCCCAGGCGCGCACTTATAGCGAGCTTCTGGAGCACCTGGAGCCCGAGATTCTGCTCGGCCTCACCGCGACGCCTGAGCGCGCTGATGGGAAGTCGGTGCTGTCCTGGTTTGGCGGGCGAATCGCCGCCGAGATTCGGCTTTGGGAGGCGCTCGAGCGCCAACTTCTTGTGCCATTTCAATACTTTGGCGTCCACGATAATACCGAGCTTCAGCGCCTTAAGTGGACGTTGGGGAAATATAACGCCACCGAATTGGGCAACCTTTATACCGCCGACCATGGGCGTGTGGCGCTGATCCTCAACGAGATTAGTGACAAGGTGCTCGACCCGTCGAAGATGAAGGCGTTGGGTTTTTGCGTGAATATCGAGCACGCCGAGTTTATGGCGGCGGAGTTCAATCGGGCGGGGTTTTCGACGCTCGCGCTGACCAGCAATTCGTCGCGCGAGGACCGCGACACCGCCAAGCATCGGCTGGTGAGCGGGGAGCTGCAGGCGATCTTTACGGTCGACCTCTTTAATGAGGGCGTCGACATCCCCGAGGTCGACACGGTCCTATTTTTGCGCCCGACTGAGAGCGCAACGGTTTTCTTGCAGCAGCTCGGGCGAGGGCTTCGGCACGCGCCGAAGAAGTCGTGTCTGACGGTGCTCGATTTCATCGGGCACGCGCATAAGAAGTTTCGCTACGACGTCCGCTACAAAGCCCTCACCGGCATTTCGGGCAAGGCGCTCGCCGACGAAATCGAGGACGGCTTCGGGTATTTGCCGGCGGGCTGCTCCATCGAGCTCGACCGCGTCGCCAGTCAGTTGGTGATTGATAATATCAAGTCGAGCATCGGCGGAAGCGTCAGCGCGGTGGCGGCCGAGTTGGCCGAGTTCGGCGATATTTCGCTGGCCGAATTCTTGGCGAAGACGCAGCGTGAGCCCGAGGAGCTCTATCGCTCGCAGTCCTGGTATTGGACGAAGATTCGGCGCCAGGCAGGCTTTGAGACGTATGACGCGGGTCCGGATGAGGCGCGCTTTGGCGGGCGTCTGCATCGAATCCTGCATATCGACGCGGCCGACCGGCTGAGCTTCTATGACAGGCTCCTCGGCGCCCAGTCGCCGCCGGCGCCTGGCGAGCTGACGCCTGCCGAGGAGCAGATGCTCTATATGCTGCATTTCTCGCTCTGGGGGGATAGCGCGAAGAGCCGCGCCGAGTGGCCCTATGCCGAGGCGTTGCTCAAGAATATGTGGCAGCACCCGGCGGTCTTGCAGGAGCTTCGCGAACTGCTCGGGCTGCTCGATGACCGCGCCAGTCACGTGACTTTTCCGCTGGATGGGGAGATGGGCTGGGAGCACCGCGTGCCGCTGTCGGTGCACGCGCGCTACACGCTCTCCGAGATTCGGGCGGCCTTCGGGCTGCTGTCTCCCGAGAACTCCACGCCGATTCGCGAGGGGGTTCGCTACCTCGAGGCCTTCGACACCGACCTCTTTTTCATCACGCTGGAGAAGACCGAAAAGCATTATTCGCCGCAGACGATGTATAAGGACTATGCGATGTCTACGCGGTTATTTCATTGGGAATCGCAGTCGAATACATCGGCGGATACGCCCACGGGCCAGCGCTATATTCATCATCGGGAGCGCGGCTCGAAGGTGTTGCTCTTTGTGCGTCGCCACAAAAAGGTCAACGGGCGCACGCAGCCGTACACGCTGCTTGGGCCCGCGAATTATGTGCGCCACGAGGGCGAACGACCGATGGGTATCGTGTGGGAATTAGAGCGGGCGATGCCGAGCGATCTCTTCTTGGATTCGAAGGTTTTGGCCGGCTGA